A single window of Rhodamnia argentea isolate NSW1041297 chromosome 5, ASM2092103v1, whole genome shotgun sequence DNA harbors:
- the LOC115740026 gene encoding uncharacterized protein LOC115740026 isoform X1: protein MLILGNTLDQRVASVGVLTGQGIIATNDGHVYMWELSTGKRLGILHHFLGGSVSCIAAMILLQLSLQLLVMDGSYWFIGILSLRQWTGNDATMVWVFPRFRILFASDFSEGGFSKHVFRNCSIETGDQAAIWSTRVLFTQLALWSKIFPNFSLCNSLLKLPRGL from the exons ATGCTTATCTTGGGAAATACGTTGGATCAAAG GGTCGCTTCAGTGGGTGTATTAACTGGTCAAGGGATCATTGCTACAAATGACGGACATGTTTACATGTGGGAGTTATCTACTGGAAAAAGATTGGGGATTCTTCATCATTTCCTAG GTGGCAGTGTCTCTTGTATTGCTGCAATGATTCTACTCCAGCTGTCTTTGCAGCTGCTGGTGATGGACGGAAGTTACTGGTTTATAGGCATTCTCAGTTTAAGGCAATGGACAGGAAATGATGCAACCATGGTTTGGGTCTTCCCACGCTTCAGGATTCTTTTTGCAAGTGATTTCAG TGAAGGTGGTTTCTCAAAGCATGTATTCCGTAACTGTTCGATAGAAACAGGTGATCAAGCCGCCATTTGGTCAACAAGAGTGCTCTTTACCCAACTTGCTTTGTGGTCGAAGATCTTTCCCAACTTTAGTCTGTGCAATTCACTTTTAAAGCTACCCAGAGGGTTGTAA
- the LOC115740026 gene encoding uncharacterized protein LOC115740026 isoform X2 produces the protein MLILGNTLDQRVASVGVLTGQGIIATNDGHVYMWELSTGKRLGILHHFLGGSVSCIAAMILLQLSLQLLVMDGSYWFIGILSLRQWTGNDATMVWVFPRFRILFASDFRSPMSSMARLIMGFHRLANFLLSRNRDAPVQTSDFCKISEGGFSKHVFRNCSIETGDQAAIWSTRVLFTQLALWSKIFPNFSLCNSLLKLPRGL, from the exons ATGCTTATCTTGGGAAATACGTTGGATCAAAG GGTCGCTTCAGTGGGTGTATTAACTGGTCAAGGGATCATTGCTACAAATGACGGACATGTTTACATGTGGGAGTTATCTACTGGAAAAAGATTGGGGATTCTTCATCATTTCCTAG GTGGCAGTGTCTCTTGTATTGCTGCAATGATTCTACTCCAGCTGTCTTTGCAGCTGCTGGTGATGGACGGAAGTTACTGGTTTATAGGCATTCTCAGTTTAAGGCAATGGACAGGAAATGATGCAACCATGGTTTGGGTCTTCCCACGCTTCAGGATTCTTTTTGCAAGTGATTTCAGATCTCCCATGTCCTCGATGGCGAGACTGATTATGGGATTCCATAGACTCGCTAACTTTTTGCTGTCAAGGAATCGGGATGCTCCAGTCCAGACATCTGATTTTTGCAAAATCTCTGAAGGTGGTTTCTCAAAGCATGTATTCCGTAACTGTTCGATAGAAACAGGTGATCAAGCCGCCATTTGGTCAACAAGAGTGCTCTTTACCCAACTTGCTTTGTGGTCGAAGATCTTTCCCAACTTTAGTCTGTGCAATTCACTTTTAAAGCTACCCAGAGGGTTGTAA
- the LOC115739953 gene encoding peptidyl-prolyl cis-trans isomerase E-like → MAATHPVQKNTPYLAGGLAEEVNEAILHATFIPFGDIKGVKTPLDQVTQKHRSSGFVTFLEREDAAAAAIPMDNVHGAELYGRVLTVNYALPEKIKGGEQGWAAQPSTSSPLVRPPPLCSLF, encoded by the exons ATGGCCGCCACCCATCCTGTCCAGAAGAACACTCCCTACTTAG CGGGTGGATTGGCGGAGGAGGTGAACGAGGCGATCCTGCACGCCACCTTCATCCCGTTCGGCGACATAAAGGGCGTGAAGACGCCGCTCGACCAGGTGACGCAGAAGCACCGGTCCTCCGGCTTCGTCACCTTCCTCGAGAGGGaggacgccgccgccgccgccatcccCATGGACAACGTGCACGGCGCCGAGCTCTACGGCCGCGTCCTCACCGTCAATTACGCCCTTCCCGAGAAAATCAAGGGCGGTGAACAGGGCTGGGCCGCTCAGCCTAGTACGTCCTCCCCCTTAGTACGTCCTCCACctctttgctctctcttttaG